Genomic segment of Cytobacillus suaedae:
CTAACTTTGAAAGAGGGGTTTGATTAAGCTATGAAAAGATGGCTACCAAAGGTGCGCACATTTTTATTATTTGGTTTGATGGCGCTACTGTTAGCAGGTTGTGGTAAACCATTTTTGTCCACACTTCAACCAGCTGGTGAAGTGGCGGATGATCAGTACTCACTAATGATTTTGAGTACCTTAATTATGGTAATTGTTATTTTAGTAGTAACAGTTATATTCATTTATGTTGTAATACGTTTCCGTAGACGTCCAGGGGATGAAAATATTGTCCCTAAGCAAGTAGAAGGAAGTCACAAGCTAGAAGTAATTTGGACAGTTATCCCAATTATCCTTTTAATTATTTTAGCTGTGCCTACAGTTGCTTCTACTTTTAAACTTGCGGATGTTTCTCCTATGCTAGAAGAAACACGTGATGAGGATGCTCTTGTAGTTAATGTAACTGCAAACCTTTATTGGTGGGAGTTTGAATACCCAGATTTAGGGGTAGTTACTGGTCAAGAATTAGTTGTTCCTACTGATGAGAGAGTTTACTTCAACTTAAAAGCTTCTGATGTAAAGCACTCATTCTGGATTCCATCTGTTGGTGGGAAAATGGATACAAACACTGATAACGTAAACCAGTTTTGGTTAGAGTTTGACCAAGAAAGAGCTCAAGAAATCTTTTATGGTATCTGTGCTGAGCTATGTGGTCCTTCACATGCTTTCATGGACTTTAAAGTTAAACCATTGCCTAGAGCAGAGTTTGATAAGTGGATTGAGGATATGAAAGTAGCTACTCACGAGCCACAATCAGAATTAGCTAGTGCGGGTGAACAAATCTTTAATGATAGTAGCTGTATTGCATGTCACGCAATTAATGCCTCTGAAAAGAGAGCAACTGCACCTAGCTTAGCTAATTTCGGTGAACGTGTGAAAATTGCTGGTATCTTAGATTACAATGAAGAAAATTTAAAAGACTGGTTAAGAGATCCTGAATCAATTAAACCAGGTAACAAAATGACAAACACTTACCCTGAACTTTCTGAGGAAGAGTTAGATGCTCTTGCAGAATACTTAATGGGTCTTAAGGTACAAGATTAATGGATTTTCCATTACGATAAAAAGGAGGTAACACTGTGAGTACGTTAACTCAGAAAAAAGGATTCGGCGCAACAGTTTGGGATTATTTAACAACTGTTGATCATAAAAAAATCGCCATCCTTTATCTAATTGCTGGTGGATTCTTCTTCCTTGTTGGGGGATTAGAAGCACTTATTATCCGTATTCAGTTAGCTGTACCTGATAGTAATTTTGTCAGTGCAGGACTGTATAATGAAATATTAACAATGCATGGTACAACGATGATTTTCCTTGCGGCAATGCCGTTATTGTTTGCATTGATGAATGCCGTTGTTCCTTTACAAATTGGTGCACGTGACGTAGCCTTTCCTTTTGTTAACGCATTAGGGTTTTGGTTATTCTTCTTTGGTGGAGTTTTCTTAAACTTAAGTTGGTTCTTAGGTGGAGCACCTGATGCAGGGTGGACTTCATATGCGTCATTATCTTTAGCATCACCTACACACGGTATTGACTTTTATGCACTTGGTCTACAAATCTCAGGTATTGGTACGTTAATTGGGGGTATTAACTTCCTAGTAACAATTATTAATATGCGTGCACCTGGTATGACTTATATGCGTATGCCTTTATTTACATGGTCTACGTTTGTAGCTTCTGCATTAATATTATTTGCTTTCCCTCCATTAACTGTAGGTTTAGCACTATTAATGTTTGATCGTCTTTTCGGTACTGGATTCTTTGATCCTACAATGGGTGGAAACACAATTATTTGGGAGCACTTATTCTGGATTTTCGGACATCCTGAAGTATACATCTTGATTTTGCCAGCATTTGGGGTTTTCTCTGAAATATTTGCTACATTCTCAAGAAAACGTTTATTCGGTTACTCATCTATGGTATTTGCTACTGTATTAATTGGATTCTTAGGATTCATGGTATGGGCTCACCATATGTTTACAACTGGTTTAGGCCCAATTGCTAATGCGATTTTCGCTGTAGCAACTATGGCTATTGGGGTTCCCACTGGTATTAAAATATTTAACTGGCTATTTACTATGTGGGGCGGACAGATTAAATTTACAACACCTATGCTTTATGCGATTGCATTTATCCCTTCATTTGTAATGGGTGGGGTGACTGGTGTCATGCTAGCGGCTGCGACAGCTGACTACCAATACCATGATACTTATTTCGTGGTTGCTCACTTCCATTATGTTATCGTTGGTGGGGTAGTGTTTGGTTTACTTGCAGGTGTGCACTACTGGTGGCCATTAATGTTTGGTAGAATGCTAAACGAAACATTAGGAAAAATCACTTTCTGGTTATTCTTAATTGGTTTCCACTTAACATTCTTTATTCAACATTTCCTAGGCTTAATGGGGATGCAACGTCGTATCTTTACATTCCTTCCAGGAAAAGGTTTAGATACTGGTAATTTAATCAGTTCAATTGGTGCAATCTTCATGGCCGTTTCAACTTTAGTATTACTTTATAACGTTATTAAGACATCAATTAACGGACCAAAGGCAAGTAAAGATCCTTGGGGAGACGGTCGTACTTTAGAATGGGCTCTTCCGGTTCCTACTCCTGAGTACAACTTTAAACAACTTCCATTAGTGCGTGGATTAGATGCACTATGGGTTGAGAAAATGGCAGGTAAAAAAGAAATGACACCTGCTGAACCAATCGGTGATATCCATATGCCAAATGCATCAATCTTACCGTTCACCATTTCATTAGGATTATTTATTGGCGCATTTGGAATTATGTACCGCACAGAAGAACCTTGGGCTTACCCGGTATTATTCCTTGGTGCAATCATTACATTTGGTTCAATGTTGTTACGTTCAGTAATTGATGATCACGGATATCATATTCATAAAGAAGAATTATTGAAGGATGATAATGATAAGGGGGTTAAGGCATAATGCACGTTGAAGAGAAATTAACAGCTGAAACATTTCCTGACTCTCCCGAAAAAGCAACCCTTGAAGGTAAAAATAAGTTTTTAGGTTTCTGGTTATTTTTAGGTGGAGAAACTGTCCTGTTTGCTTCTTTATTCGCAACATATCTTGCATTAAAGGATCAAACAAATGGAGGTCCAACAGGTCAGGAGATCTTTGACCTTCCACTAGTTTTCATAGCAACAATGTTGTTATTAACTAGTTCGTTAACAAGTGTGTACGCAATGTACCATATGAAAAATTTTGACTTTAGAAAAATGCAGTTATGGCTTGGTGTAACTGTATTCTTAGGAGCTTTGTTCCTAGCACTAGAAATTTATGAATTTAATCATTATGTGCACTTAGAGCATACAATTACTAGTAGTGCATTCGGTTCTGCATTTTATGTACTTGTTGGAACTCACGGTGCTCACGTTGCCTTTGGATTATGCTGGATCACTGCATTAATGATTCGTAATTCAAAACGTGGATTAGATCTTTACAATGCACCTAAATTCTATGTTGCGAGTTTATACTGGCACTTTATCGATGTTGTGTGGATCTTCATCTTCACGGTAGTATACTTAATGGGAATGGTGGGATAAACTGATGGCGGCAAATTTATCAAATTCAGGTAACCCTAAAGTTGATTTGGTATATCGTAAGAAGAAAAATGCAGAAGACATGAAGTACCAAGTAATTACATTTATAATTACGTTATTTCTAACAATCATGGCATTTTTGGCAGTTGGTCTTGATTTTACAGGATGGTATGTTGTTCCATTTATCATTCTGTTGGCTGTCGTACAATTAATCTTTCAACTTTATTATTTCATGCATATGTCTCATAAAGGTCATGAAGTTCCTGCACTATTCCTATACTCCGGTGTAGCAGTAGCTGCAATTACTATCCTTGCCTTTATGACAATCATTTGGTGGTAATTATATCGAAAAGAAAATCGGCTTATAGCCGGTTTTCTTTTTTACTATCTGGACTTCTTTTTAAAGAGTTTTCACTATTAAGAGTGTAAAAATGTTACCAAAACGTTCATTTGTTTAGTTCAGGTAAACTGATGTATAATATAATTGTCGCAATTTGCAACTTAATGAGGTGAAATTATGTCTTTAAGTTTATTCGGATTTCAAGCGATGTGGAGTCCATATTTTTTCATTACCGTTTTGGCTTTAACCGTTCTTTACTTTGTGTTAATTGGCCCAATGAGAAGTAGATTTAAGAACAGTGAACCTGCAACCTTAAAGCAACAGTTCCTGTTTGTAACAGCCATGATACTATTATATATTTGTAAAGGTGGTCCACTGGATCTTTTAGGTCATTTAATATTTAGTGCTCATATGGGACAGATGGCAATCTTATATTTAGCTATTCCTCCATTAGTTATATTAGGTATACCTTCTTGGCTCTTACGTAGTATTGTTGAATTACCAGTTGTTAAACCATTGATGAAATTTTTCACAAAACCATTAATTGCATTAATTCTATTTAATGGAGTATTCTCTTTTTATCATATCCCATTAATTTTTGATGTTGTTAAAACTGATATGTTACTACATTCAATGACAACAGCTCTACTTTTCATCGCTTCCTTTATTATGTGGTGGCCACTTGTAAATCCTTTAGAAGAGTGGGAGACATTGTCAGGCGTTAAAAAGGTTGGATATATATTTGCGGATGGTATCTTATTAACTCCAGCATGTGCACTAATCATTTTTGCTGAGACACCTCTCTATGCGACATATACAGATCCACAAGCATGGGTAAATGCTTTACAACTCTGTGTACCAGCTAGTATGTTAGCAACCCTTGACCTGGGAGGACCCGAAATGTTTAACATCATGTCACCTTTAGAGGACCAACGTACAGGTGGAGTTATTATGAAAATTATTCAAGAGATTGTGTATGGTAGTATTTTAGGATATGTATTTTACCAATGGGTTCGTAGGGAAAAAGAGCAGGATGACATTGATACCTTACAAATGAATCCACACACGACTGAATAATATTTTTATCTCAGTTTAGACACTTTATTTTTGAAATGAGAGAGGAAAGAATATGAACCATTCAATACCGGTTTTACCTACAATTAGTACAATCTTTATTGTCATTAGTGCGATTCTGGTGGCGATAGGTTGGTATTTAGTTAGTAAAAGAAATATAGAAGGTCACCGCAAAGTTATGACACTTGCAGCAGTGGCTGCTTTAATTTTCTTTATTATCTATGCATCAAGAACTATTTTTGTTGGAAATACTGCCTTTGGTGGTCCTGAAGATATGAAAATTTACTATACATCATTTCTAATATTTCATATTATACTAGCTACAACAGGGGCTGTTTTTGGGATTACTACACTATATTTAGGGTTTAAAGATCGTATTGCCAAACATAGAAAACTTGGACCGGTTACAAGTATTATTTGGTTCTTTACAGCAATTACAGGTGTTGCAGTTTACCTGCTGTTATATGTTTTCTACTCAGGTGGGGAAACAACTTCAGTTATAAAAGCAATACTAGGTTTCTAATATTGTAATATGTATAAGGTGTTATGGAATACAATTATTCTATAGCATCTTTTTTTATTGAGAAAAATTGGTTTTTTATTTTTGTAAAATCAACATCCACCTCTTAATTGCTATTTCTTTAATTCACTATTTTGTCGATTAAACAATATTTGAAAGGGGAGAGATGTGAATAATGATTGAAATTTTTACAGATCGTTTACTTATCGTCCCTTGTTCGCTAGATATTGCCAAATCCTTGGTTTTCCATAGGAAAGAGCTAGAAAAGAGATCTCCTATTATTATTCCTAAAGGGTGGCCTTATCCAAGTGTGACAGGTATGCTACCGATTTATATTGAGAAATTAGAAAATGATGAGTCTGAATATGGCTGGGGACTTTGGCTAATCATTAATTATGCGGAAAAGAGTATTATTGGGGATGTTTATGTTAATAGCAAGCCTGATGAAAATGGTACGGTTCATTTGAGTTATACGATGGTTAAGGATTTAGAAGACAGCAGTTTAACATATGAAAGTATGGACGCATTAATTGAATGGATGATTACTCAAAAAGATGTAAAAAAAGTAATCACAGAATGCTGTGATCATAATACTGAATCAATTAAGTTGTTTGAGAAATTAGGAATGAGATGTACTAGGAAAGATGGAAGTTTTTTAAAATGGGAGCTACGAAAAGCGATCTAAAAAAAGAGAGGTGGATTTCGCCACCTCTCTTATATTTTAAAATTAAATTTTATAATTCCAGCTTCACGTGCTGAGTTAAATGCAATTAATAAAATAGGGCCAATGATAAACCCAAGGATTCCAATTAGTTTTAACCCAAGATACATTGCAATTAAGGTCGACAATGGAGATAGCCCAATATGACTTCCCATTACCTTTGGTTCAATTGTTCTCCTAATAACTAGTAAGATTACTCCTAAGATTGCTAACTCTGTACCAAGTACAATATCTCCAGTAATGAAATGAAATAGTGCCCATGGACCCATGATTACGATAGAACCGATAATAGGAATAACATCAATAATCCAGATAATAAAAGCCATCATTAACGCAACATCTGGAGCAATAATTAGTAAGCCAATGAATGAAGTAATGAAAATAATGATACTTACTAAAAATTGTGCTTTTATAAATCCGAAGAAAACATATGAAAGTCTAGAAGTCATAAAGTTAACTTTATCAACTGTTCGACTTGTAAATAGAGTATATAGTTTTTCCTTAAGGTTAGGCATTTCTATCATTAGTAAGAATAATGCGATTAAATATACAATAAAACTTACTAAATAACTTGGTATTTCTGTTATTAGTGATCTTAAGTTATCAATATTCACATATGCAAGAAGTCCCGTTTGAAAGTTGTATAAAGTTTCTTCAACCTGCCTTGTGATTACTTCGACAAACTCTGGAGGAAGATCTTGTGATCGATAATACAGGTTTTTCTCAACTTCTAATAACACACGGTTTATTTCATAAATGTAAATAGGTGCATTTTCAATAATTTGAATAGCCTCTGCAATTACCTTTGTTATTAAAAAGTAACTTCCAAGTGCCATTAACAATAAAAAAATTATGAAAATGATAGTAACAGATAAAGTTCTTTTTATCTTAAAACGTTTTTGAAAAAGTTTTACTGCGGGTTCGAGTAGAAGTGCAGTAACAAAAGCGATAATCAAAGGTATGGAAACAGGAAGTATCCAATATCCAAGTAAAATGATGAGTAGAATAGAAAGTACAATTAAAATGGTTCGTTTATTGAATAAACTGGACAATAGGTTACTCCTTTCATAAAAAAACAATGCTACATAAAATTATAGTAAAGAATTACAATAAAACCAACTAAAATATATCAAACTAAAGCACAAAATAAGTTGTTTGGATAAGTGCCCATTTTTGGTAAACAACATAAACTATATAAAGATGTAATTTCAGAAAAAAATCGCGCTATAAGGAGTTGGTTTATTTGATCGAAAAATTACTTGCAAATGGAAAGCTACTCATTACTGAAGAGGTATTAGCATTAATTACGTTATTAACAATAGATGAAACAGAAGGTATAGCTAAGACTGTCTCTGGAGTAAAGAATGAAATCTTCAATGTCTTAAGTTCAAAATTCACTCGTAAAGGTGTTACCATAGAAAATTCAGAGGGTGGGGTATCAATTGAGATTCGAATCTCACTTTACTACGGAAATAATATCATTGAAACATGTAAAAAGCTTCAAGAATCAGTAGTCCGAGAAATTGAAGCAATGACTGGTGTTGTTGTAAAGGACATTAACATTAAAGTTGAGCAAATCATTAAAGCATCTTAAAAAAGTTATGAAAAGGGAACAGATGATTAGTTATCTGTCCCCTCGAATATTACTGATTAATTTTTGCTACGCCTTCTTTGATTTGGCTTAGTAGTTTCTGGCTTTGATCTACAAGCGCTTTAGGGAAGGTTTCTCCTTCACCATACTCCACACCATGTGGGTAATAGTGTTTTCCTAATAAAGGTGGTAATAATTTTATAATTGCGTGACTAGCGTCAACTTCACCTTCAACAGCAAAACCTTGAACTCGTAAATAAAAAACACCATCTTTTGTTTCAAATTTGCGATCATATGTAACACGCTCATAATCCCATTGACCAGCTAGTACAAATCCTAAATCCTCCATTAATGAAGTTAATCTAGAGAAATCTACTGTTTGATTTTCAATACCAGTATTTTCAAATTTCATAATAGTCCCTCCTAAAACATACAACAAGAAATGTTCTCTGTATAATAATAGTACGAAAAACGTCAAGATGCAATCTATAGATGTAAGACGTACTGAAAATGTACTAAATATGTCATATTTTTATTTTATTGAATAGGACAAGAGTTTGAGAAACAAACTAATATTGCCTTTCTTTATGGTTTAAGGGCAGGATTTATTATTTGAGGAGGTCTACTATGCAATCTGTTCGTGAAATAATGACTTCGGATGTTGAGTATTGTACTCCATTAGACAATGTATATGAGGTTGCAGTAAAAATGAAAGAACATGATGTTGGTGTAATTCCAATTGTTGATAATGATAAACTGGTTGGCATGATCACTGACAGAGATTTAGTTATTAGAGGGTATGCAGAAAAACATTCTGGATCGACAAAAGTTACGGATGTAATGAGCGATGAATTAATTACCATTAAACCTGATACTTCTGTTTACGAAGCTTCTCAGTTAATGTCTAAACACCAAATCCGACGTTTACCAGTTGTTGAGCATGATAAGTTAGTTGGGATTGTAGCACTAGGGGATTTAGCAACTAATAAGTTGTCAGATCAAAAAGCAGGACAAGCACTTAGTGAAATTTCAGAGAATGAAACTATGCATCATTAATAAGGTGAAAATTGACAAGGACACTTAAGAACCTTAAGTGACCTTGTTTTTTTGTTGTAAAAAATAGCACTTTCTTTCAGCAGTAGAACATTAACATACTGGCACTTTGTTTATTGAAATTAAATTGTGTCATTTTTAAGTAATAAAATCTAGTAATGAAAAATATAATGATAGAAAACATGATAGGGAGGGATACCCCTGAAACATTTTAGAAGTTTTACTATATTCATTCTATTAATCCTTACTAGTATTTTCATACTTATTACAGCCAATACAGAAAAAGATCCAATATTAAATAGTAGTATCCCTACTGCAACAGAAACTAGTGTGGAAATTCCTGTACTAGAAGAATCCCCTAAAAGAAAAATGCCCACGGATGGGCTCTTTACATATATGGGGAAGACGGTAGAGGAGATTGAAGAATTGCTAGGGAAGCCCACCAGAGTAGACCAATCTGCATACGAATATAATTGGTGGATTTATAATCACTATCCAAATGCCTACATTCAAGTTGGGATCAAAGATAATAAAGTAGTTACTGTATATGGTATTGGTGAAGAAATAAATACTCTTCCACTATCAATTAATCAAACAATGGAAGAGGTTCAGGAGCAATTTGAATTTGAGAATACTATTTCTTTAACTGCAAAAGGAAATTCGTATCGTTTTGAATTAACAGAAGAGGAAAGACAACAGAGACCACTAGTTGTATTTGGAGATATTTATGTTCAGCTTTACTTTGATAAAATTACAGGTAAGCTTTCAAGTATTCGTTTAATGGATAACGAAGTATTAGTCAAACAAAGACCTTATGAACTTGTTTATCGGGGAGAACTTTTATCCGCAAAGGAATTATCAGTGGATGAGTGGAAGAACGTTGAAAAAGGAATAGAAACACAAATCCTTGATATAACAAATATGATGCGTTTTAGGCATAACCTAGATCCTGTAAAATGGCATGAGGAAACTTCTATTGTTGCTTATAAACATAGTGAGGATATGAGAAATAATGATTTCTTTTCACATGACTCCCCAACAAACGGCGGCCTTGCAGATCGATTGGCAAAAGGTGAGGTATTGTATCAGTTAGCTGGTGAGAATATTGCAGCAAAATATGTAGATGGCATTGCGGTTGTAGAAGGTTGGTTAAATAGTGAAGGACACCGTGAAACGTTACTAAACGAAAAGTTTACACACCTGGGTGTAGGGGTCTTTGAAAAATACTACACACAGAATTTTATACAAACTTGGGAATAGCCTAGAAATTAACCTATTGCCAAAAAAACAAGAGAAGGCCCGTTAAGAGCCTTCTCTTTAATCTTGTTCTTTAAACTTTGTAAATCGAAAGATATCATTTTCCCACTTACCAATACACTGTATTTTAGTTCCATGTGTAAATGTAGGTGGTGTACATTCATTAGTAATCGGGACGATATGTCTTGCTTTTGTGTATTTATGTTGTTCTTTTATGACAAGGTCCGTTACAAAAATGTATCTATTATAATAGTACCTCTGTTTCTCTTTCGTAATATTAGTAATTGTACCACTGAGCATAGCCTCTTCTTCAACATTATTAACAGCAAGCCATTTAGCCGTGAAATCTTTTCTTTCTCTTTTTGTAATAATGAAAAAGCAAAGGAAGAGAATCGGGATCACAATTGCTGCTACCATACCTATTCCTCCGGTTATATTGACCTTATAAACTTATCTTTTTGTTATAATAAAAAAGCTGCCCGTGGCGTGGGCAATTAGTTTGCCATCGTCACGAAAGACTTTTCCTTCAGTTACTACTATCTTTGAACCTTGATGAATAATATTTGCAACACACCTAAGTTCTAAGCCTTTTCCAGGTGCGACATAGTTTATTTTCATTTCAGACGTTACTGCTGCCTGTCCTTCGGGTAAATGGTAGTGAACTAACGAACCCATTGCTGAATCAAGAAGGGTTGCAGTAATACCTCCGTGGACTATATCAAGCGAATTTTGAATAAGGTCTGTATTTGGAATGATCATCTCATATTGTTTATCATCTGTAAGACGGCTAGTGGAACCAAGAATTCCACCCAAATAAGATCCATTTTGTTTTGTCTGTTTCCTAACTAAACCATCAAGCAGTATTTCTAGAACTTGCTGGTCCTTTTCACTTGAATTTTCTAAAATCTGATTAAATTTTTGTGTAAGATCTGCATTCATTATTTATAAATCCTTCTTTCATTTTCCTGAGTAATATTGACATTGTAACAACAATTTAAGTCATTTGGCAATTTTCAATCCTCTAAAATTGGGCGAACAATTAAGGTGTATCTTAGATAGTATGTAGTAGGCAATTGTATTAATTATGAGGTGAGGTATATGAGTAGGCAACAAGTACATCCATCTATTGTGAAATTCAAGGAATTTGTTAAAGAGCATCCTCAGCTAATTCAAGAGGTTAGGGCTGGTAAGAAATCTTGGCAGGAAGTATATGAGGATTGGTATCTTTTAGGTGAAAGTGATAAGTCATGGGAAAAATATAAAAGCAATCAATCTGGATCGAAAAGTGATTCTAATAGTGAATCTAAAAAAGACTTTATGTCACAAATCTTTACTATGATAAAAAATGTGGATATGAATCAATTTCAACAACAAATTTCCAATGCTGGCAGTGCAATATCTACAATTCAAAGTGTAATAAGCCAATTTCAGGGTGGAAATACCAACAACACTGGACAGCAACCAACAGGAGGGAACCATCCATTTTCTTTTCGAAAGGACTAACAGTTGGTTCTTCTAATAAGGGGAATGTATAGCTATGAGAAAAGATGTCATTCAGCTTATTCAAAATGATAAAAAAATACTTCAATTTATAAGAGCAAATCCAAGATGGTATCGGAATCTTACAAGAAATCCCACAGATATTGAATCATTAAAACTTTCTTCCATGTATTATTATAAGCAAACTATTCCTGATAAAGTTGAAAAGTTTTCAAATACCCTTGGGTTAGCATCAATGATGTTGCATATGTATCAATCAATGAAAGAGGGAGACTGAATTGTAAATGAATTCATGTCTCTTTTTTTGATTATTTTCCCTTTAAGCGTGCAACACTATACACTAAGAGGTGATAGTGATTGAAAAGGTATTTTATTAGTCTGTTTATTCTTTCTTTAATTACAGTTGGAACTGCATGTACAAACGATAAGCCTCACCCTGAAACAAACACTAAGGTAATCCCTATGGTTTTAGAACATTCTAAAGATAATGCTTCGATTGAGGTATCGAGTACACAAGTCCAACGGTCATTAGATGTTAAGCACCAAATAAAGGGAAATGATATTTATGTGGAATGTGTGGTAACTAACTTTACATTTACTAAGGGCAAGGATAAAAATGTAGATGGAGAAGGTCACATTGAATTATACCTCAATGGGGAAAAGGTCGATGAAATAGCAACGGCAGCTTTTATCATAAAAGAATTACCTCCGGGGAACCACACTGTAAAGCTTGAATTAGTTCATAATGATTCACTTAAATACAATATCAGTAAAGAGTTCGATGTATCTATTGAAAAGTAGGACTTACAAAGTTAGCAATTCAAGGTGGAACTATGGTATGATGATTCTGGAGGTGTATGCATGCTTGCCACATTAGAAAGAATTGAAATACTGGAAAGTGCAGAAGAATTAGCTAATATGATCCTACATTCAGACATTGCCGATAATTATCGAAAATGTTTATATACATTAAATACAGACCCTGTTGCTCAAAAACTTGTCTCAGAGTTTGTAGTATGCAAAGAGCGTTATGAGGAAGTTCAAAGGTTTGGGAAATATCATCCCAATTACAAGGAAATATCAAAAGAAATTAGAGAGCTGAAGAGGGCCGTCGACCTAAATGAAACAATTATTGAATTTAAGAAAGCCGAAAATGCTCTTCAAACTGTCCTAGATGAAATTAGTGTTCAATTAGGTACTGCCATATCTGAACATATTAAGGTACCGTCAGGAAATCCTTATTTTGACTCCATGAGTTGTGGTGGAGGTTGTGGATCAGGTGGGGGCTGCGGATGCAAATAAGACGGGATATGTTCCCGTTTTATTTTTGTTTAAGGGAAGGTTATAGATATTAATTTCAAAATTGTATGAAAAATATTGTAAAATAGTAAAAAAGTGTGCTAGACTAATAATGGACAATGTTAAATGGATCGTTTAGAAGGAGAAAATTTATGTTTGGTAATCGTCAAGGTATAATTGTATATTTGCATTCCTTAAAGCAAGTTAAAATGCTACGTCGCTTC
This window contains:
- a CDS encoding PaaI family thioesterase; the protein is MNADLTQKFNQILENSSEKDQQVLEILLDGLVRKQTKQNGSYLGGILGSTSRLTDDKQYEMIIPNTDLIQNSLDIVHGGITATLLDSAMGSLVHYHLPEGQAAVTSEMKINYVAPGKGLELRCVANIIHQGSKIVVTEGKVFRDDGKLIAHATGSFFIITKR
- a CDS encoding YlbE-like family protein — protein: MRKDVIQLIQNDKKILQFIRANPRWYRNLTRNPTDIESLKLSSMYYYKQTIPDKVEKFSNTLGLASMMLHMYQSMKEGD
- a CDS encoding CBS domain-containing protein, translated to MQSVREIMTSDVEYCTPLDNVYEVAVKMKEHDVGVIPIVDNDKLVGMITDRDLVIRGYAEKHSGSTKVTDVMSDELITIKPDTSVYEASQLMSKHQIRRLPVVEHDKLVGIVALGDLATNKLSDQKAGQALSEISENETMHH
- a CDS encoding YlbF family regulator yields the protein MLATLERIEILESAEELANMILHSDIADNYRKCLYTLNTDPVAQKLVSEFVVCKERYEEVQRFGKYHPNYKEISKEIRELKRAVDLNETIIEFKKAENALQTVLDEISVQLGTAISEHIKVPSGNPYFDSMSCGGGCGSGGGCGCK
- a CDS encoding CAP domain-containing protein produces the protein MLGKPTRVDQSAYEYNWWIYNHYPNAYIQVGIKDNKVVTVYGIGEEINTLPLSINQTMEEVQEQFEFENTISLTAKGNSYRFELTEEERQQRPLVVFGDIYVQLYFDKITGKLSSIRLMDNEVLVKQRPYELVYRGELLSAKELSVDEWKNVEKGIETQILDITNMMRFRHNLDPVKWHEETSIVAYKHSEDMRNNDFFSHDSPTNGGLADRLAKGEVLYQLAGENIAAKYVDGIAVVEGWLNSEGHRETLLNEKFTHLGVGVFEKYYTQNFIQTWE
- a CDS encoding Asp23/Gls24 family envelope stress response protein, giving the protein MIEKLLANGKLLITEEVLALITLLTIDETEGIAKTVSGVKNEIFNVLSSKFTRKGVTIENSEGGVSIEIRISLYYGNNIIETCKKLQESVVREIEAMTGVVVKDINIKVEQIIKAS
- a CDS encoding YlbD family protein, translated to MSRQQVHPSIVKFKEFVKEHPQLIQEVRAGKKSWQEVYEDWYLLGESDKSWEKYKSNQSGSKSDSNSESKKDFMSQIFTMIKNVDMNQFQQQISNAGSAISTIQSVISQFQGGNTNNTGQQPTGGNHPFSFRKD